Below is a window of Blastopirellula marina DNA.
TTCTGCCGATGATCGTGCCTATTATCCTATTCTCTGTGATCGCCATATTGATTGTGGCGAATCTATGGATGGAATTCCGACAACAAACTCCGCTTGAACCGCACCATGGTGGTCGTCCTACACGTCGTCGGAAACGCAATGCGACCTATTTGGATGCAGCGAGCTCGTCGATCGACTATCATCATGGTCACAACCAACATGGCTTCTTCGATGTCGGTGATTTCGGAGGAGGAGATCATGGTGGTGGAGGATTTGACGGCGGCGATGGTGGTGGCTGCGGCGATTAATGCGTAGCGATAAGAGATTTTCCTACGCCTCACTTCTCGAAAGATCGACGACACGACAGATGTATTTGGTGATTTATAGCGGGCTGGCATTGATGGTCTTCTTGGCAATGGGCGGAGCATTGGTGGCTACTGCACTAAGTCATCGCCGACGCGCTGATGGGACTCGTTATCACGATATGTTTCTCTTTGGCGAGTCAAAGGGTCGTGACGCCACCGGCGAACTGGATGTGGAAGATTGGAGTGATTCAATCGACATTGATGTCGATTGATCGTCTACGGCAACTTTAGAGGAATCAACTATGTTAGAAGGGTTCGCCGTTCTCGCCGTCATCGTCGTCGCTTGGATGATGATCTACTATGTTCCCCGCATGTTGCGAGTCGGAGTGAGAACGAGTCACTACCGAGGACGCCGCGGTCGCCCGAAACGAACCTCATTCGGACGTCGCCGAAGTTCTCACGATGCAGATGATAGCGATGACGGTTAAGCCACGTGCTTCATCTTCGGTGCTGGGGAAAGCAACTCGATTTCGACCGCGGCCAGCGCCTTCACCAGGGCGTCATCTGGGGAAGGGCGGCGCAGCGGGTCTTTGGCCAGCATCTTTGCCACCAGCATATCGAGCGAGCCCGGAACGTGCGCAACCAGGGAGCGCACGTTAGGGGCCCGCTGCGATAGTTGGGCGCGGACAATATCGTCAGTCGTCGTTTGATTGAATAGCTGGCGACCGGTGATCAGCTCGAACAAGATGACGCCCAGGCTATACGTATCGGCTTGCGGCAACACCGGCGCGGTACGCGACAACATCTCGGGCGGTAGATAACGCAGCGTTCCTTGACGATCGCATTTGCGACTGCTGCAGGGAAGATTCAAGTTCACACGCTGTGCGAAGCCAAGATCGATCAGCGTTGCATGGCCGGTCTGCGATAGGATGATGTTGTCTGGCTTCACATCGCCATGGATCCAACCAGAATCATGGACGGTTGCCAGACCTTGCGCCAATTGCCGCGCAGTCCAAACTGCGGACCCTAGTGGAAATGGCTTCCCTGTGGACAGAATCTCGGACAGGGTCTGGCCCCAAACCCTCGTCATCACCACAAACGAACCGCGTCGGGCATCAATCACCGGGACGATGTGAGGCGACGTAATCTCTGCCCCTGCTTCGGCTTCGCGATTGAGGCGTTCCCCTAGGAGGCGTTCGCCTTTGAATTCTGGGCGAATGGTCTTCAGAGCGAAATCCCAACCGCTGAAACTTCCTTCACTGGGGCGAGCGCGGAAGACGCGAAAATACGTTCCTTCCCCCAACTGCGGACCAACCTCCCAGGCTCCATGCAGGCAGCGTGGTGATCTCCGGCGGGAAGATGCGAACGGCGGTTTGATTTCGACCGAAGACAAAGCGTGTCGTCCCTAGCGTATCCGTACAAAAAGACTCCTCGACTAACTCCAATATTCGACGTTTACCAACGAAAACTCTGATAGCGGTGCGAGTTATCTCGTTATCGCGGCCAGTAGGGTTATGCCGGTTGGGTACCTTGGGGTATCAAAACGGTGCTCACCAACCCCTTTGGAGATTTCGCCGAAATCAGGTAAGATGGGTTGGTAGTTAAGTAAAACTTGAACACTTCACAGAGGTAGATTGCGCAATGAAGAAGCTCGGATCCTTGTTGGTTCTGGTCGCCCTGACAACCTTCATCTTGGGTTGTGCCCCTAAGGGTGATCCTTCGGTCACGAATCCAAACTCGAACAGCACCGACACAAACACGACCAACTAGTTGGGTCCAGAACTGGTTACCCCATACGCAAATTGCCAAGACAATACGAAAGACCGCGAGCCGACCGGCACGCGGTCTTTTTTTGTGGATTGCTCCAATCTCGCCTATATCGCCGCCTCTCTTGTCGCGCGAGTTTTCCGTTGACCACGCCCTATCTTGGCGCTCTAATTCACCAGTGTAAGCGTGGCGATTGTTATGTCGGCTGATTTTTCGGCCGACCGATTCGAGCCTCGGCTCACCTCAATCAAGGAAAGCATAGAAATGAAGATAAAGCGAAAAGGTTCCGTCGTCTGGCAAGGTGGAATAAAAGACAGCAAAGGAGAGATCTCGACCGAAAGCGGTGCACTGTCGAGTTATCCCTACGGGTTTGCTAGTCGATTTGAAGGGCAAAAAGGAAGCAATCCCGAAGAGCTCATCGGCGCAGCACACTCGGCTTGCTTTACGATGGCCCTCTCAAAGATCCTGGGCGAAGCAGGCTTTACCGCGGACAAAATGGAAACGTCGGCTGTTGTCACCCTCGAGCAAGTTGACGGTGGGTTTGCGATCACGGCAATCCATCTCACGCTAACGGCCAAGATCCCTGGCGCGTCACAGGAAGAGTTCGAGGAGCTCGCTGGCAGGGCAAAAGCGGGATGTCCCGTTTCTAAGGTCCTGAATACCGAAATCACACTCGATACGACTTTGGAATCTTGAACGGCGACTTGCTGACGCAAACGTTTGATAAAGAGAAACGACCGCCAGGTGTCTACCATGCGGTCGTTTCTTTTGACTCTGCAAACGCATGGGCTCAGTCGGCCAGCGCCGGGTAGTCAACATAGCCTTCGCTGCCAGGCGAATAGTAAGTGGCGACTTCCGGTTTGTTGAGCGGAGCATTCTGGCGAAAGCGTTCCGGTAGGTCTGGGTTGGCGATAAAGGGTTGCCCAAACGCAATCGCATCTGCTTCGCCTGCTTCGATCGCCGCAGTTGCGGTTTGCTTATCGTAGCCACCGTTGGTGACTAGCACGCCATCGTAATGCTGGCGAATGATCGGCGTGATTCTTTCGGCATCAGGATTGTAGATGCGACCAGGACGAATGGATTCCGCCGTATGCAAATAGGCCAGGCCAAACGGTGATAACGCTTTTGCCGCGTGCTCAAAGAGAGCGGCGGGATCTTCATCTTCCATGCCGTAGCCATTCATGGTGGGACTCAACCGCAGTCCTGTTCGTTGCGGCGACCAGGCCTTGGTGACAGCTGTTACGACTTCTAGAAGAAACCGCAATCGGTTAGGGATCGACCCTCCATAATCATCGGTTCGTTTGTTCGTAGCGGTTCGCAGAAACTCGTCGATCAGGTAACCGTTCGCTCCGTGAATCTCCACGCCATCGAAGCCGGCGGCTCGGGCACGTACAGTCGCTGCAGCATAATCGGCTACGGTCGCAGCAATCTCTTCTGTCGTCAGCTCATGCGGGACGGTGAACGGTTTCTTGCCGGAAGGAACGTGAGCCTCACCGGGGGCGACCACGGCGCTGGGGGCTACGGTCGGGTTACCATCGTGGTAGTCAGGATGGGAAAGACGTCCCATGTGCCACAGTTGGACAAAAATCCGCCCGCCTGCGGCATGGACCTGATCGGTAACGTT
It encodes the following:
- a CDS encoding serine/threonine-protein kinase — encoded protein: MSSVEIKPPFASSRRRSPRCLHGAWEVGPQLGEGTYFRVFRARPSEGSFSGWDFALKTIRPEFKGERLLGERLNREAEAGAEITSPHIVPVIDARRGSFVVMTRVWGQTLSEILSTGKPFPLGSAVWTARQLAQGLATVHDSGWIHGDVKPDNIILSQTGHATLIDLGFAQRVNLNLPCSSRKCDRQGTLRYLPPEMLSRTAPVLPQADTYSLGVILFELITGRQLFNQTTTDDIVRAQLSQRAPNVRSLVAHVPGSLDMLVAKMLAKDPLRRPSPDDALVKALAAVEIELLSPAPKMKHVA
- a CDS encoding OsmC family protein, with translation MKIKRKGSVVWQGGIKDSKGEISTESGALSSYPYGFASRFEGQKGSNPEELIGAAHSACFTMALSKILGEAGFTADKMETSAVVTLEQVDGGFAITAIHLTLTAKIPGASQEEFEELAGRAKAGCPVSKVLNTEITLDTTLES
- a CDS encoding alkene reductase; the protein is MTTNNDTLFRPLLVGDLTLRNRILMAPLTRARASDRVPNEMMAQYYTQRASAGLIISEATAISAQGYGWHNAPAIYADEHIAGWKNVTDQVHAAGGRIFVQLWHMGRLSHPDYHDGNPTVAPSAVVAPGEAHVPSGKKPFTVPHELTTEEIAATVADYAAATVRARAAGFDGVEIHGANGYLIDEFLRTATNKRTDDYGGSIPNRLRFLLEVVTAVTKAWSPQRTGLRLSPTMNGYGMEDEDPAALFEHAAKALSPFGLAYLHTAESIRPGRIYNPDAERITPIIRQHYDGVLVTNGGYDKQTATAAIEAGEADAIAFGQPFIANPDLPERFRQNAPLNKPEVATYYSPGSEGYVDYPALAD